ACATAAACATCCAATTAAATCAATATTTCTACAAGTCCCTATTCAAACTAGCATCACTGAGACACAAAATCCTGCTGAAGTCACATCACTTCAGCATTTCTTCACAGCCGTTCTCCTTCCAGCCaaaggagatgaagaaaaatcaatttgtaTGCTGCATTTCATGAGTAACTGACTCACTCATACTTCAACACTACAGCAGCCCATCCTAAATAGATGCTATTATACTTTAAATTGCCATCTCTTCTTCTCCTAGTCAAACAGTTCCTGTAGGAACAATATTGTTTTCTAGAAGCCATCTTTGCCGTTATCACTTTGTAAATTATTCAATTTATCCCttcataatttattaaattttttaatttattcaattATGTGCCTAAAGTTTTGGTGTAACAAGACAAAAATCACACTCTGAAAAGTCAAAAACACTCTGTATCATATGTGCCCAATCCACTTTAACACAGCAGAGGCTCATGAAGAATCTTTTGAATCAAAAAGCACTTGGTTTAGGGTGCAAACAAGCTGAGCACATTGCTTCCTTAAAGACTGAATATTTGAGAAACAACAGAGCATCACCACCGAACCCTTCAAGGACAAAGTCAGCTATATAAAGCTACAAATTTAACttcccacttttcttttttgatagATTTCTATCTCGCTTGAAGATTTGTCACAAGCAGAGAggaacaaaagcaaatttttaagCAATTACAACATGGCTacagacaagaaaagaaagctgccaagcaaaacattttatgcATATCACTTCTTGCTGAAATGTATCACACTTCAACCCAAGTAATTAAAGTCAGGGCATTATTTGCACATGTTCAAATGTAACATTCCCCCAGAAACCCCAGTTAATTACAAAAAACAGACACTCAGGCCACCCTTAAAAACCCCTCATTCCTTCCCAAAACTTCAGTTTGACATTTAATTTTTGCAATGATTCATAATCAACTCCATTCTCAGCCTTGTCCTTTTCATCCAGAACAACTGAGTAATCAAAACTGGAGAACAGATCATCACTTTTTGTCCTGtgcccttcctcccctccctgccccccaaCTTTTTTAAGAGTGGCCTTGCAGTTACAAAGTGATTTCAATCAAACCCCACATGTACACTGATGTGAACTCACTTGCTTGCCAACTCCCCCCCCGGCGGGAGGTTTGGGATGCTCTCAGTTGCTAACGTACGCATCACGTGGACTAAGTCTGGCACTCCTTCACCCTGCTTCTTTATGATCTCTGGGAATCAGAAGTACTTTTTTTGTAAGTGCAGTCCAAATTTAACTTCAAAAGATTGAAACACTCAGTTTTATAAAAAGGCAGCTTAACATTAAAagttataataataattaaaataataaaaaattaaagcgACAGACCGTACTCAACATGGTAATTGTTAATTTTGGTTCCATAAGTAAAAACCTGTAACAGATTTGACAGATTTACTGCTGTTCACATGCTGACTTGGTTTTAGAAATACACAGCTACCTAGTAAcgttggggaaaaaaaaatctttaatggCTTTCCTGCTATATATTAGACAGAAGATGTAATATCTTCCCACAGTATGCCCAAGGCACGGGGCAGATATTAACATCAGCTTTATCACTGCAACacaagataaaatatttctgccatcacagaaaacaaagtattttcaagaaataaaaggtTAGACATGCCAGAAGTAATTCCCATGGCTGTATGTGTATTAACCAATACTTGTACCTCACTGCATTACAGCAACATGCAAATTTTAAGGACTATTACACATAAATTAAAAGCCAGGGACATCACATTTAATTGACACTTTTATCCTTCACTCAGGTGATATTTAAATTCAGGGCAGAAACTTAAAGCTGATCCACTCCAGCTTCTGGGTGAAGAGACTCTGTattgcagccacagccacattTGTCAAGACATTAATCCTTTATATTCTTGGGcctggttggtttgggtttggttttttttttttttttttttttttttttgtgtgtgtttctttttttcacttttctcctCAAGTCAAAAGCACACAGTTTTATTTGAATTCAAGACATTCAAGATCACACCACCCCTGAAGAGTCATTTCTTAAAGAGGTATTTGATGAAATTTAAAGaacaagaacattttttaaaatgcatctcATTCATTTCTCTGTAAACAGGAGCTCTCAGAAGTTGCAAAACGTGAATTATTAAGACCTGGTGCTTTTCACCCTCAAGTGAATACTGCAACATGCATACAATAATGTGTACATATGTGCACATCTATACATGCATGTACATACATGCACACTGTTCTTCATGTAATAAAGCATTTACACAGTTTGAAAGTAGTTGGAATTCATCAGTACCACTTTTGAAAAATACTCAAGCATTCAGATTTTGCCCTAAATTCCAGAAGAACATACCAAGTTTCCATTTTATAATTTGTGAGATAAGACACAttgaaagcttttaaaaccAACATGTATCCAGTCCTTTTTagtcaaaacaaacaaaacctaaaaaacaaTTGTGAATTACTTTTTGTGTATGTAATGGTTtttcagggctgtgtgtgtttaCAAAAACCATCAGCTCTGTTTTGCAGTCAGGCTGTGTAAATTATTTGCAAGGTATAGTAGAAACACTGCCTAGTCCTCAACCAGCATCAAACTCTGCAGCACAAAGCTTtaagctgaattttaaatacatgACACTGCACACCAGAGACACCTCAAAAACTTGCCATTTCCTCAAAATCTACAGCCAAAGTTCATTTTACCATCTTACATTTAGCAAAGAAATAATCTATGAATCTTAAATCTGAATAAGAAGCCAAGATCTCAGATTTGGTTTGCCAAGTTCCTTTATTGTGCAATTTTGAACATCTAGAATATGCTACATTGTGCTAGTTCTAAAGTTCTGCTGtacaaaaataaggaatttatAGTTGACCTATGCTACACAGTTTCACAACCTGTAACTGCAGTACATTTAACATACAGTCTCCACTAAAtgaatacatttatattttgataAAACTATAGATACAGACTGAATGAACACTGAAGACACAACAAATGGAGTCGGTCTGCTAGCTGTGTTTAATTTATTGGAATTATCTTGTTTCAATACATCTTCAACCCTCCCCCCAGTCTTTAATTTACTTTGAGAACCTTCTACACATTTTCATGGCATCAAGTACTGGAAAAATGTACTCACAACCCTAAAATAAAGGATTCAAAAATGGGAATTCCATACaaagtttaagaaaaaagcCAGAACTTTGTTTATGTGAAAATTAGGGAAGGAACATGTAACAGctaacttaaaattatttacctCTACAAAGGTATAAATATTGCAGGGAATACCTATTATGGAATggttttatgtaaaaaaaaaaaataacagaaaaaaaaaagcttagaCAAGTTTCTGTTTAGAGGCAACACATTGATAACACATATTAGTGCAAATAATAGCAACACACTTTGGAATGACTGATTAGTTCTACCATGAAGTCCACATGATACTTTAGGAGTAACATTGATTTATTGCAAGTAATGGCACAAGGATGCTTCTCCACACTTGCTGCTTCTTCCATTATTTGTTGCAGCTACAAATCTGGACCACAAATACATCAGGAGAGTCTTGACATAGTAGGTAGAAAAgtttctacatttttaaaaatctgaattatcTCTCCTTATTCAAGATGATCATCATTATTAAATCCTATTCAGTCTTAAAATTTGCACTAGTTTTTAACAGTATAAAGGTATATTCTGGGCCAAGGGGATAAAAatacaaccagaaaaaaatgcacattcaAAAGGATCTACTGTCATTACCTGTTGGACTTCACTGAGTACTGAAGtgcataaaaatatgtaatatgCATTTTGACCAAGTTTccattttaatgatttttaaatttaaattgatATTACAGATTAGTAAGATCATTCTAAAAGTACTCTTTATAATTTTTAGTTCCTTCAGCCAAAAATCAGGCTTTTAGAGTTAAGCACTGCCACTCTTATACTATCCTAAGATAAGAGCAAGATTATTCACTGTAGTGTATAAAGTTTCAGATGCTGCAGCAGTCCCACCTTACTAGTCAACAAGGCATTATCCACTTCAGAAACAATGCAATGGCACATAAAtgaattaattatatattaaatataacaAAGTTATCAACTCCTGTTCTTGAAATTCTGCCTTAGTTCAGGCCTTTCAACTTTCTTCATGCATAAGTCCTAAAAGGCCACATTCTGCAAACAGCTGATACAAATCACTGCTGGGTTGAGTAGTGTTTACTAAATAttcattcatttaaataatatttttgtgcaACAACAGACAAAAAGGTTGAGGATAACTCTAAAAATTAAGCAAAGACCCTTGAGAGGAAGTACAATATATTTCCTCAAGTTGTTCAGACATCATcctattaaattattattaaagtGCTTTATAACTACATACAGAATCCTTCTGCCTCTATGCAATTATCACACTTTCATCATTCCAGCAAATTTCCTATCTGTATAAATGCAAAGTACCAGCAGCCAAATTGCTCGTATGTACCATAACCACATGCAGGTCCAGTGTTTAGGCTGTTCCTTCACAAAATGAAGCAGCTGTACAAAAATGCCAGCTTTCCTCACTGTAACATTCCTGGGGTACGATGAGGCCAGCTGAAGATGCAGCCTTGGCTTCATCATATTTTCATAATCTAGGTCACGGGTTTGTCTGAGCTCAGACACAATATCTAAGATAAGAAGGCAGCACTTGCCCAGATAAGGAGAGTTACCACGCTGTGAATCAATGTGTGAATGTACAGCACACTTGTTCTTCACCAGATCTGTGGGTGGGCACACACAGCGAGCTCCTCACACGCCTGGTGccaagctgctccctgctctgctgacacCTCCCTCCCGCAGTGTGACTGCACTGGGACATTCCTGCCACGCTGTCAGGGAGATTCACACCAGCACTGACTGTGCACCAACCTCTCCTCTCAGGCAAGTGTGGAgattaaaacacagaaatgtctgCCTGGGCATTTGTTCAGGGGCAGAACAGATGCAGTTTGCTGAGACCTGGCGAGCGAGGCCTTCGAAAAACGTGGTAATTTCTGCAGGAGCACTTACACAGGTTGtaagtgctttaaaaattgcACATGGATTTGTCTGAGCCCAAAATCCCCATGCAGGCAAGTTCTCTGTGAAATTTCTGGAGCTGCACTGCGTTACCATCATGCAagttaaggaggaaaaaagtgcaTAATGTACTCCTCTAACTTACTAACCACTGCTACCATAGCTGTGGAGAACTCTGCCTATCGTGCCCTGGGTGCTATTAAGGATTCTTGGAAGTATACACACACATAACTAGACTTGTAACATATAGAGGAGTCCACTTCAAAAATAGACTTCACCTATGCAAATAATGCATACAGCATGTCTTAGATTTCAGAAACAAACTCCAAGATGTAGTTGGTTTTAAATATCAAAAGGCACtataaatgcagtttaaatcagaaattatttgaatcTAATTGATTTCAAATATCATTTTTATGTGATCCAAAAAGCCCCAGACTCACAGtttcaatttttcaatttaaagttTAAGAACTcttgaaatacaaatttaaagaaaaaattttaagttACTATCAGAGTAAGATGAGTTCCCAGCTTTTGTCATGAATGCTTAAAGATTAGCTTTGACAAATTTCTCATGTACTTTCAAATAAGTAAATATGTAAGCAGGTGCTTAAAGATTATAGTAATCAAATTGTAACCCTATTATTACTggataataaaatattacaacTAACTGATTTGTACTTAACTATAAATGGCACTCAAATGACCATCTTCACAGACACTTCATAAGatattctgattattttctttaactcCATCTGACAGGAACCAGGATTCACTGGTCTGAAGTCAGTGCTGTCAACAGACTCAGGAAGAACACTGGGCACAAATGAATTCTCTGCCATCCTGAATAATTCTCAGGGTTACAGGCTGCTGCACTTTCATAGCAGAACTTTTTCAGGACATATATGAGTGCCTTTTTCAGAGGTACACAGGATGGCCAATGGCACTTGAAGGTCTATTAAAAAGCCTGTAGGTGTTAAGGGTTTAATTGTTGGAAGGGGAAGGGGGCCAGGGGGTCTGTTTAGAAACAaagttacttatttttttttaaatgatccACCTTCTACTCTGCTTTCCAGGTACTTGTCCAACTCTGCCTCTCTTTTCACCGCCTCTGGTGATACCTTTGGTGCATTCGGAAAACAGATCAATATCACACTCATGTTGTCTCGACTTCCctggtggaaaagaaaaaatgatttGAGAAATGTATACACACCAGGCTAAAAGCACATCAAAgcatttgaaatacagaaattcacAAATCGTATGGTATCAGAATCCAACTTGCACTGTTATGGATTAATATAATCATTAGAATTAATCCCCTCACAGAATTCCAGGCCCATTCATTCAGTACAACTCTTCAGTCattgttttttccacttttatgGTCTGAAGACTACATGGAGCCAGTCACAGACACCCCGTTGGCATCTAAAAACTGACATTAGTAATGAGTGATGTGTAATTACAAAGTTGTGCTCCATCTTGTTTTAAGTGCCACCCAATCATTTTGGGAGAACAGCTGAATGAGTGAACAAAACCATTACTGCTCAAAAGCACTAATCAGGAAGGTGCTGAAGGCAAACAGTGCTTCCACTAAAAATCACAGCTATTaggttttttcttctccttttcatttaaaacaagaaaagctgaaagTGAGAGAATTTGTTAGAAAACCAGCTGTAAGGTACCCAGATCTTTGCAAAAAAACGTTTACATTTAAAACTCCAAATGAAGGAACTCCAATaattgaatatttaaaaatacaaacacattCTGCTTATGCAAAGTAACTGTTTGGTTTACTTTCAATACCCCTGTGCTTTGGCCTACAAACATGCATCCACAGGCTTAACTTTTAACACTAATTAACTCCACTGATGTCAGCAAGATCAAGAACAAGCCAGTGTGCAAAACAACAGTATATGGGTGTGGGGGGATGCTGACAGTTGGCTCCTGCAAAGCTTACAGCAACCGCAAGCCGCTGTTCCTTTTCTGATATTTGCTTTTAGGACTgccaaagaaaaacagtaacCAAAATTATAACCATTATCAATCTGCCAAGGTGTTGGTAAGCAATTACAATTTTCCAGATGGGAAACAATGATCCTGTTAGCCatgtgggaagagcagggatgTTGTCttgtttctttagaaaaaagtTGGCTCTTTTGCTCTATGACTGCCAGTTTGCCTTCGCAAAATAAGTATCAAGCTATGAAACTCAGTAACTGCATAATGCTGCAACTTATTAATACAAAGTAGAAGTTAATGCACACAAAGTTACATAGTTTTGTTAAACCAAATAGTTTCCATCTACTAGAGCTGGTTTCAGAGCCGTATCACAAAACAGCGAGTAAGAAACACAataattaaatcaaaataaaaaactaacTTAGGAAGCCAGGTCTTCAAAATATGAAGTCAAGGTTCACTGATTCAGCATTTATCTTGATGTAAATATGACATTAATGTTAATGCTACGTGCCCAAGAAAGCAGGGGAAGATTAGGAAGGGGAAATATACTCTCTAGCCTGATTAAGACTTAAGAGTTGAGGTTTTGTAAAGTACattatgaaacagaaaagggCAGTTATTGTCTTTAGCTTGTCCATAAATTCCCATTAGCTTCTAGTTTTCCACTGATCACAGTGTATCTGTACATGATTATAACACCTTAATTAACCAAAACCACCCAGAAAAACATTGTTTCTGTTGGGTGTTCATTCCCCCTCTATCATTTTTGTAGGAAACATGGTCATCACTGTCAAAGTCATGTTACCATAAACCATTGAATATTTATAGACTGGAAGCAAAGTTATTATTAGCTTGCTCATAAACTTCTAATAGGGAAAGCACAGTAAACTCCTTCTCTCAAGTCTGGCTACCTTGTACAAGCAGGTGTCAACTATCTCATTGCAAACTTTCTCAAGGTCATCAGTGACTTCAAGTCTGGATCTTACAAAGTCACACAGCTCTTCATTTCCCATAACATCCCAGATACCGTCGCAAGCCAGGATGATGAACTGATCATCTTCTTCTGATCTCTCAATTTCATAAACTTCAGGCTCGGGTGAGACCAGCTGTTCTGTAGGACCTTTCCCATGGACACATTTGTAATCAAAGTCCCCAAGTGCCCTCGAAACAGCAAGGGAGCCATTCACACGCTGAATCATGACGGAGCCACCTGCGTTCTGTATACGCTCCTTCTCCAGCGGGTTACTTGGTTTGTGATCCTGTGTGAAGAAGTGAACTTTCCTGTTTCGACAGAGCAAACCTCTCGAGTCTCCACAGTTGATGAAGTACGTGTGTTGGGGAGAAATCATGACACCCACAGCTGTTGACCCACTTCTGTCTGCGCCATGCTTCTTCTCAGAGATGACTCTCATGTGTTCGTCAATTTGCAGAAAACCTGTTCTGATGCCGTTCTTTACACTTTCCACAGATGGTGGCCCATCTGGCCCTTTAAAATCCTGGTTGCTCGTGATGTGATCTAATAAATGCTCACAGCAGTACTTGGCAACCTGGGATCCAGCGTGCCCATCATAGACAGCAAAAAACGACCATCCGTCAAGTCCGTTTGGCAAACCAATCACAGCCGTGTGCGCATCCTCCATTTCCACGCGCCAGCCCTGCATGCTGCTCAGACCGTAGCGCAGCCCATTCCCCTGCCCCTGGGCGTTATGCTTCTCCATCTTTGGCTTGTCTAAAAATGCTCCCATGGTGACCTTCCTTCAGttctacaaaggaaaaaaaaaaaaaaaaagattattaagATATTTCTTAAATGCCTAGTTTAAAAATCCTcttggaagacattaaataatGGTACAAGTAATGTTAAGATGCCCAAAGTACACAGCtataaagctgatttttctgtgtctcCAGTCAAATTTGCATTGCTTTCATCTTATTGAAACAAGGACACTACTACTAGCTGAACTGCACTTTTCATAATTTTGTATGTTCAGCTGCTTTACTTGAAAAATTTATGTTCACTGTCATTCATGGTTCTGACAAAAGCCTCTAAAAGAACTATGTATGAAACCAATTTGAAAGAGGACTTGTTAACTGGCACACATCTGAATGGCTGTTCCCTGCAACTACTGAGCCATGAAAGAGTTCAATGTTTCCAGGACACTGGCATTCCCTAGATCCCTACCTGCTGGCCACAAATTCTTGCTAACACTGCTTTTCTGGTAGTGATGgggaaatgaaagcaaactGATTTTTAAGACAGGGGTTTCACAGTTTTTTGGGTTCGGTtgttatttggctttttttaaacatttaaattataaGAATCACCCAAGAGGATGCCAGAGtctgcacaaaggaaaaaagcaacacTGGATAAACtagcagcaggactgggaaggaacagagcagctgtCCCTTTAGGCAGCAGCAAGCCATTAGTTTGGCTCAGCCATCTTGTGAAAGCTCATCCTTAGATTTTCGGTTAAATTACGCAGCAGCTTCTCAGATGTCTGCGCTGCAGATTTACTTAAAACCCTCGTGTATTCATGCTTCACTGAAAGACAACTGCCCCGGACAAATCTGAGGAAATCtgtttggaaataaaatcaCATGTATTGTGTATTCTTGTGTGAATCAAGATTCAAGCCAGACCCATACACTGCACACTGTCTcctccttcacctcctcctTGGGATGTGATGCAGCGAATATTCATGCTTAAGAGAATAAGTGATATTTGCAGGCAGTGTAAACTGACTGGTTTATCTTCATGGTTTTCACACCCTAACCATTCAACCCACCCTTCTAATCCACATCACTTTATTTGTGCATTCGTTATTAAAAAATCATACAAAATAGGTCACACATTTTACATACTTGCAAATTATGCCTTGGGAAGCATCAAAGAGTCTGCAAATCACTGTTATACAATACAAAGTAATGGAACCAAACGATGAGCTTTTCTGTTTGAAGACTGTAGACAAAAATTAGCTGTGAAAAGAACCTCAGAAACAGATTTCACCTGAGGCCCCAACTAACAGCTGCACTAGCAGAAAAATCAGTACACCAGGGGTTTCAGAAATGTTTAACTTGACCATGGAATATATTTGATCAGTTTTCTAAATGACAACATCACGTCTTTATAACATGCTTTTATTGCAATACAGCACCAGCCATTAGTGACACCATATATCCAACAAAGCTCTTCACACTGTCTCTTCCAGCCACTGTCAACCTTTCTGAAACATCTGTGTTAAAATAAACAGTCAAGAAATGTTTATATTTGATCTCACCACAACAGTGATTCAAATGTAAGGCATGGGGACTGGTTATGCACTCCTTGGCTCACATGCTTTgctaacaaaaacaaaacacatactTCAGCTGTAGGGGGATGGCAGCAGTGATTcacctctgcttcccctcaccccaaaccctgctctggAGTTCTCCCTCTTCTCAAGTACGCAAAATATTGATGCCCAAGCAAGCTGTAACTAACCAACAAAACAGAGTGTGCACCGTGTGTCTTGTGTCCCAAGCACATGCAGGAGGTTCACATTACTGCAgttgctaggaaaaaaatacgACTTAAGACTTTTTTATCTTCACATGCAACTCTAGTGAAGTCAGAGTGatcaaaataattacagaatGCTGCTATAAATCATGTGGGTAATTATTTTGCAGAATAACACTTTTAATTCATTCTATGATAGGAGCAGAGTTTAACACTGAACGTTCTCTTTGTTGAGGAGAGCATTAAACAGAATGCAGATATTCAACTTTTTCACCTTAATTTAGAGCTCAAAAAGCAGGAATTGCCCTGGCAAATATACTTTTGTGAGGTATTTGACATCattgctgtatttaaaatacaacagGAAAACATTAAGAGCTGTGCTTCCTAAACTGTTTGTCCTGTTCAGTAGTTTATCACATAAATTATAAATACCCACAGACAGTCTGGGTGAAGTTCTAACAGCTACAGAACTGCCAGCACACCTTCTAAGTTAACAAATCCCTCTCCATTTAAGTACCAAATTGCCTTATCCTTTCCCAGAAGGCAACCTGAAAGCTGGTGGTCTTTGAAGCTAAGCTTTGTAGGTGAGATGTTGATCCAGGATTCTTCAGGGGTGAGAGTTGCCCGCCATGGATAAGAATACAGCTGGgcaaaaggaaaaccacagtGTGGCCACGGAACAACTCCTTCAGAAGCTGCCCTCAGCAAGAAGTGATCCCCCTCTGAAACTGCAATAACAGACTGCAGTTGTCTTCCCTGCCATATTCCAGCTAACCAGACTTTTTCTAAACCTGCAGGAGAATCGGGCATGTTTTCAAAATCCTCACTGTATCTGCAGAAAAAGCATTGCTTACTTGTGGATAGGATGAATGTGCCAGATCTTTAGGGTTTTTCCCAGAATTCCAATtctcattcagaaaaaaattcagttaaaacTGACCCATCTGAATTCTGATGAATTGGAGACTACCTGCTACTCCTCCCCCCATATCCTTAATGTGTAATTAAAACCTAAAGAATTTCAAGAGTCTTAGCTACGAACAAAAAGAATCTTAGTTTTACAAGAAGCTATGGACACACACAAAGAAACGCTGACATAAGAAATCCATGCCTCCTTCCTACTAAAAATACCTTTCAGACCTGGTTTTGAGTTCATATCTACGGAAACATCTTTCACACACTGGTGTCTACCTAAATTATGAGCACATTTGTCATTCTTTGATGAGGTGCTTTGTGAGCTACGGTGATTGAGTTGGAATGACACCTTTGGTTAAGCACACAACTCTGTATGCAAATCTGATTAACCTATAGCAGTGCAAGTGTCCAAGTTACAGCATGACTTTGTTATGTAAAAACACAGACCCAGAACAGACTGCATGCAATGCGTGCAATACATAAACCAGACCTTGAACACGGCTTAACTCGGCCTCTCTTCATGTCTTTAGTCATCTTGCTTAAGAGGAGCCCTCATTTTATGATCTTTATTCTCCAAAGAATTTTACTCTCTTAATCCAGTCACACATTTCTACAATCACGTCAGAAAACTGCAATCTCATGGTAGGAGACAGAACCAGTCCTCTACCCTGGAAGCCTCAACTTTTGGAAGGCTTGAATGATGCACATATGTACTGAAGGAGACAGACattcttcctcttcatttaaAGGCAAAGTAAGAGAAAAGGCACTTTAATCATGAAGTTTAGTGGCAAAATAcaccaccattttttttttccttaaagcagGACCATTCTGAACAGTTTTGTAAAGGTGGTGCTTTGTAAAAAGGTCAGAGGTGCAACATTTTCTTCATAAGTGGTGATTCTCACACGTCACCTGGTGCTACAACTGCACAGCCATCAGCCAAGCAAGCTTCAACTTTAATCTAAGATGATTCTTGGATAACCATTTCCAAATCAGTGACTTCTATTAGTTTTAGGTCCTAAAAGAGAAGAGCTTTCTGCAGTCAAAGTTTCTGGATTTTGGctctgaagaagagaaaggcaTCTGAACAAAACTAGATATGAAAACGGACCCCTGTGAACAGAAATGAATGTGCAGGGGGTGCATCTCTGCATCTGCAAGTGCATTTTAACCCCAATTTCTGAAGCACTGATTTTGTGGAGGTCAAACCGAAGGACAGCCTCTTCAGAAAGTGCACAGAAAACTCAAGTTGCAGTTTGCAGACAGAAAAGTAAGAACACTGTACACAACCTAGAAAAATCAACACCAATAATAAGGTCTTGGATAAAACGCAAGAGTGCCAAAATTCAAAGGACTGCAGCattagaaacaaaactgaaataatgaatGGAGCATGCCAAAGAGTCAGTAGCTAAACTCCTTGAAAGTAGATGCAACTGGAGAACAGAGtggcaaagaaaaaggagggtAATTAGTATACTGGGCCATGGACAACCACGGACAACCACAGATCCATCACTGGAATGCATGAAATCTCTTTGCCCCTTCATTTGTTCCTCAAATTGTGCTATCCAGGCAGCACAACTGTAATGCTTTCTGCTACACAGGCAAATAAATTTTACTGCTTTGCTATTTGCCTGTTCATTCACCTGAAGGTTCAAATGAAGATAAACCCTAAACTGTTCACAAAGAACAGTTAATGCAATTCCACATACCcctacagaaatacaaatttacTTCTCCAAGGAATTTGGACAAAGATTTGATCATTTTGTCCCAGAAAACTAACCACCCCCATCTGAAACTTTCCCTTGAACAATATGTAAATTAATAATCCTTTTTAAACAAAGTTCAAGCTGTATTCCTTCCACTAGGATAAGCTGCTTACATGAACCACACTGAAGTCAGGCACTTGTTCTAACTAAGCTGAGAAATACCCCCACACTCCAATTTCCTGGAAAAATTCTCTCAGTGACACTACACCCCATGTGTTGTAATGAGGACCAAAGAGAAAGATTACAACCTTTACTTGAACTACAGGACACGGAGCAAGTCACCAAATCATACAGACTGCTACTGACTACAAAAAGGGTGTTTGTTCACTTCAACTGCAGCCTGATCCACAGTACTTTTCCCTTAAGAAGGCTGGATGCAGTAGCAGACAGCATGTAATAGTGCAAACGtggaaacattttcagaagttaCAGCCTCCTGAATGAAAAACTGACAGTACATACTGGATGCAC
This region of Motacilla alba alba isolate MOTALB_02 chromosome 5, Motacilla_alba_V1.0_pri, whole genome shotgun sequence genomic DNA includes:
- the PPM1A gene encoding protein phosphatase 1A isoform X2, producing MGAFLDKPKMEKHNAQGQGNGLRYGLSSMQGWRVEMEDAHTAVIGLPNGLDGWSFFAVYDGHAGSQVAKYCCEHLLDHITSNQDFKGPDGPPSVESVKNGIRTGFLQIDEHMRVISEKKHGADRSGSTAVGVMISPQHTYFINCGDSRGLLCRNRKVHFFTQDHKPSNPLEKERIQNAGGSVMIQRVNGSLAVSRALGDFDYKCVHGKGPTEQLVSPEPEVYEIERSEEDDQFIILACDGIWDVMGNEELCDFVRSRLEVTDDLEKVCNEIVDTCLYKGSRDNMSVILICFPNAPKVSPEAVKREAELDKYLESRVEEIIKKQGEGVPDLVHVMRTLATESIPNLPPGGELASKRSVIEAVYNRLNPYRNDDADSASTDDMW
- the PPM1A gene encoding protein phosphatase 1A isoform X1, which translates into the protein MGAFLDKPKMEKHNAQGQGNGLRYGLSSMQGWRVEMEDAHTAVIGLPNGLDGWSFFAVYDGHAGSQVAKYCCEHLLDHITSNQDFKGPDGPPSVESVKNGIRTGFLQIDEHMRVISEKKHGADRSGSTAVGVMISPQHTYFINCGDSRGLLCRNRKVHFFTQDHKPSNPLEKERIQNAGGSVMIQRVNGSLAVSRALGDFDYKCVHGKGPTEQLVSPEPEVYEIERSEEDDQFIILACDGIWDVMGNEELCDFVRSRLEVTDDLEKVCNEIVDTCLYKGSRDNMSVILICFPNAPKVSPEAVKREAELDKYLESRVEEIIKKQGEGVPDLVHVMRTLATESIPNLPPGGELASKRSVIEAVYNRLNPYRNDDASGLSRNCRKDGHSRL